The Aquila chrysaetos chrysaetos chromosome 6, bAquChr1.4, whole genome shotgun sequence genome window below encodes:
- the ZNF804A gene encoding zinc finger protein 804A isoform X4: MFKSTTVTVRDHCNDIPQSAAIDSANKQDFSCTLMDDAQNCKDIASVISSAPGNACSNKSDTNKYGDQVQGAQGHRVGFSFAFPKKAAVKLESSAAVFYEYNDETSMEHGFSRRSRFVPGACNLQSPSAAEIVLCPEEKHNCFHPLVEKCTDTAEAPEAQESKELASEESSMLESPVLTPAVSHSKQLVSSDMDGYGIDVSAADLLDQTLPVVADSAEVLPLDCSGYELQANRALAQAVVEDCLSLQDVAEENDKDRNSDSSTTQTEVKKLGADALAPSPSKEGSSGVPQSKPDMRKRPCEPFVPVLSKHGSNILQWPSEMLIYTSTDPSISYSCNPLYFDFKSSRASDSQEKPKHQPNIPHLYHKTESNCSLVSDFTNKPTSECGDYETEMNKNVCNYTIPLISDVSLIRSCDLEKNQNKVSLDESFRIRKIEKYHISKNHLRQNTVIDEKYNKVWIKESHEKWLHKSRKRKRRRKLCHCHHHDCGDTTAAEMEMFSVTEKEISYRDENKYQHFQNNPEKRRHDAGNIWLATGEIQQTHQKLGIENGHKRVMSVSDHVHGDRGWCDVWSAKNSSQHHGCKRLHRKSKASSQRQAKQLAPSSGRHSLRYSKTCCSWKVRRSSCSPEHKCLEHCCEEKSLSQNQSIKRSYNVLTEEPEKSHRKRRQHTYSSSSDESSYGQTLSAEEYLRQARTLGTHHKAKGKRRRRKTRIHRVCLDRNARSETSRPSKENSANSALNVLGDFLTQDSLEETSVDPKADHAKDMDETMQLEESKSSLETDSSHVLENDKLTACAAMESSPSTFSGSVAGSAASVPEHSALAAAGTQDVPQDEKKKENVNSRENQARYKVPLPNRHSEQAPPKSYLCHYELAESLPHEKINEAASEWVQCNPGIFSSPPPLPFKEAHVNSHTFLTTEQLIAPFTLPDQTLIFPPENHEKFKDLPSEAYQQIMPQNMLASKVKFTFPPPAIQPPNSPLQPLPLQPPLCSTSVTTIHHTILQQHAAAAAGTLKVLQPHQQFLSQVPALSRAPLPHLPVGPRLCPGGHAAFVTPPHLPLLPPSVLHPTQLAFPPLPHTVFPSLLSPHPAVIPLQPLF, encoded by the coding sequence ATGTTCAAATCCACTACAGTGACTGTGCGAGATCATTGCAATGATATCCCACAAAGTGCTGCCATCGATTCTGCCAACAAACAGGATTTCAGCTGTACGTTAATGGACGATGCGCAGAATTGTAAAGACATTGCTTCTGTTATTTCTTCCGCTCCTGGAAATGCATGTAGTAATAAATCCGACACTAACAAATATGGAGATCAGGTTCAAGGAGCTCAAGGACATAGAGTTGGgttctcttttgcttttcctaagaAAGCAGCGGTCAAACTCGAGTCTTCAGCTGCTGTCTTCTATGAATATAATGATGAAACATCTATGGAGCACGGATTTAGCAGAAGAAGTAGGTTTGTTCCAGGAGCATGTAACCTTCAgtctccttcagcagcagaaatagtCCTGTGCCCTGAGGAGAAACATAACTGTTTTCACCCACTGGTGGAAAAATGCACAGACACAGCAGAAGCTCCTGAAGCTCAGGAATCAAAAGAGCTGGCTAGTGAAGAAAGCAGCATGCTAGAGAGTCCCGTATTAACTCCTGCTGTGTCCCATTCAAAGCAACTGGTGTCCTCGGACATGGATGGCTACGGTATTGATGTAAGTGCAGCAGACTTACTGGACCAAACGCTGCCGGTGGTTGCGGACAGTGCTGAGGTCCTGCCCCTGGACTGCAGCGGTTACGAGCTGCAGGCAAACAGGGCCCTCGCGCAGGCGGTTGTGGAGGATTGTTTATCTCTGCAGGATGTTGCAGAGGAAAATGATAAAGACAGGAACAGTGATTCATCCACAACtcaaactgaagtaaaaaagcTGGGGGCAGATGCATTAGCTCCATCACCGTCTAAAGAAGGTAGTAGTGGAGTCCCACAAAGCAAACCGGACATGCGCAAGAGACCTTGTGAACCTTTTGTTCCTGTTCTTAGCAAACATGGATCAAATATTCTTCAGTGGCCATCAGAAATGTTAATTTACACAAGTACAGACCCATCAATTTCTTATAGCTGTAATCctttatattttgatttcaaGTCATCAAGAGCAAGTGACAGCCAAGAAAAACCCAAGCATCAGCCAAACATACCTCATTTGTACCACAAAACTGAATCCAACTGTAGCTTAGTTTCAGATTTTACAAATAAACCTACTTCAGAGTGTGGCGattatgaaacagaaatgaataaaaatgtgtgcAACTATACAATACCCCTTATAAGTGATGTTTCCCTCATCAGAAGTTGtgatcttgaaaaaaatcaaaataaagtgTCCTTGGATGAGTCATTCAGGattagaaaaatagaaaagtatcacatttctaaaaatcactTACGACAAAACACTGTGATAGATGAGAAATATAACAAAGTCTGGATCAAAGAAAGCCATGAAAAATGGCTTCACAAAAGTAGAAAAcggaaaaggagaagaaaattgtgTCATTGTCATCATCATGACTGTGGAGACACAACAGCGGCAGAAATGGAGATGTTCTCagtgactgaaaaagaaattagttacagagatgaaaataaatatcagcACTTCCAAAATAATCCAGAGAAGCGCAGACATGATGCGGGGAATATCTGGCTAGCTACAGGTGAGATACAGCAGACGCATCAAAAACTTGGCATTGAAAATGGTCATAAGAGAGTCATGTCTGTGTCAGATCATGTACATGGGGACAGAGGCTGGTGTGACGTTTGGAGTGCAAAAAATAGCAGCCAACACCATGGTTGTAAACGACTgcacagaaagagcaaagcaagcTCGCAGAGACAGGCAAAGCAGCTGGCTCCGAGTTCCGGGAGGCATAGCTTAAGGTACTCAAAAACATGTTGCAGCTGGAAAGTCAGGAGGTCAAGCTGTAGCCCAGAGCATAAATGTTTAGAACACTGCTGTGAGGAGAAGAGTCTGAGTCAAAACCAGTCCataaagagaagttacaacGTTCTGACAGAGGAACCTGAAAAATCCCACCGCAAGCGGAGACAGCATACCTATTCCTCTTCGTCAGATGAAAGCTCATACGGACAGACTTTATCAGCAGAGGAATATTTAAGGCAAGCACGTACTTTAGGTACACATCACAAGGCAAAAGGGAAAcgcaggagaaggaaaactaGAATCCATCGCGTGTGCCTTGACAGGAACGCAAGAAGTGAGACCTCCAGGCCTTCCAAAGAAAATTCTGCAAATTCTGCGTTAAATGTTTTGGGGGACTTCTTGACTCAAGACAGTCTAGAGGAAACCAGTGTGGATCCCAAAGCTGATCATGCAAAAGATATGGATGAAACAATGCAGCTGGAGGAAAGCAAGTCATCTCTAGAAACTGATAGTTCACACGTGCTGGAAAATGACAAACTGACAGCGTGCGCAGCAATGGAGAGCTCTCCGAGTACATTTTCTGGCAGTGTTGCAggttctgctgcttctgttcctgAGCACAGTGCTCTAGCAGCTGCCGGCACGCAGGATGTTCCgcaagatgaaaagaaaaaagaaaatgtcaacaGTCGTGAAAATCAAGCTCGTTACAAAGTTCCCCTCCCCAACAGACATTCAGAACAAGCTCCTCCTAAATCCTATCTTTGCCATTATGAATTGGCCGAGTCTCTACCgcatgagaaaataaatgaggcGGCCAGTGAATGGGTACAGTGTAACCCTGGGATATTTAGCAGCCCACCACCCTTGCCATTCAAAGAAGCACATGTAAACAGTCATACCTTTTTAACTACCGAGCAGTTAATAGCTCCCTTCACCCTGCCCGATCAGACATTGATATTCCCTCCAGAGAACCACGAAAAATTCAAAGATCTCCCATCCGAGGCCTATCAGCAGATAATGCCACAAAACATGCTGGCCAGCAAAGTGAAGTTCACCTTCCCTCCCCCGGCGATCCAGCCCCCGAATTCCCCGCTACAGCCCTTACCCTTGCAGCCGCCGCTGTGTTCTACCTCCGTTACCACCATCCATCACACCATCCTACAGCAGCacgccgccgctgctgccggtACGTTGAAGGTTCTTCAGCCCCACCAGCAGTTCCTCTCGCAGGTCCCGGCTCTTTCCAGAGCGCCTTTACCTCATCTACCAGTCGGACCGAGGCTTTGCCCGGGGGGCCACGCAGCTTTCGTCACCCCGCCGCATTTGCCGCTGCTGCCGCCCTCGGTCCTGCACCCGACCCAGCTGGCGTTTCCCCCGCTGCCACACACCGTCTTCCCATCCCTGCTGTCCCCCCACCCGGCTGTcatccccctgcagcccctgttTTAG